cACATGCAGGAATTAACACGTGGagcttttcagcttctcagcGTTTGCATCTGGCCCGGCTCTGAGCGTGGGCAGAGTGAGTTTTCACTTGTCTCATGATGAGTTTACACATGGATCATGAGAAGGCCTCAAGCTGCTGACATGCCAGCTGCTGCATGGCTGAGACGGGATTCTGCCCAGCTGATAAAGTAGCTGCTTTAATCTTggctctgctgccttccttttACCTGTGAAATCACAGTGATAAAGTTCAGTTTCCACATTTTTCAGCCCAAAGAGCTATCCAGCGTTATGTTGTGTGAGTAAGATTCCTGGCCAAAAAATAACATGTTGTGTGATGGCTGTTCGCAATTCAgtttagaagaaattaaattctagGCACTGAAAAAATTACATAGTCAAATGAGAGAAATATGTTCAGCTTGCATCCAGAATGTCAGTACGGTATTACACATCCATAATTCACACAGCATACCCTTTTGCTCCTGTTTTCTTAAGTGTTAAGTATTACTCAAAGCTTAAACACTCACTTGCTTTACATAAATGCCTGTCATCTTTCTTGGGGGCGAGTAGGGTTCATGGACCACAGATtaatttctcctcttctttcttcctgtctGTTGCAAAGCAGTGCTTTGGGCAtccaaaaataattctgaattattaGTCAAAGGGAGAGAGAATTCTCAAGAAAAATACCTGCTGTTGTGTGCGAGTCGGCCACATTGCCTCAAGAGAGGTTTGGGTTAGGCCTTGGGTAACTTACCTGTTAAGACTATAACTGCGCCATTCTAATGGTCATTCACTGGCTCTGTTAAATCCAGAAAAGTTTGCAGATGCTTCATGTTGTGACATGTTTTCACTTTATCAGAAACATGTGTGCCTCTAGGACTAAGCATTCACATGTAACAATGTAATTATCAATCTTCTAATGAGTGCAGACTGGTATGTCAGCCTTCTGTGGAAGCAGACTTTTCAGGGTAAGAAAACTGCCACGTCTGTGCCAGATGAAGATAGGGAAACATGCATTAttcagggggggaaaaaaaaagccttgtaCAAATACAGATTATGGTAGGGAAATCCGAGGTATTTCTTATCCGTGTCTGGCTGTGCCAATAAGGCTCCTGCCAGCGCTGGCCAAATCACGAGGAGCCGGGTGCTGGCCAGTGGGAAGGCTGTGGAAAGCAGCGTGTGGGTGACAGGGAACGCTGCAATATAACAGCTCAcaattttactttcatttcctCAACAGAATGTATGAGAACAACTCGTAATGGATGAAGGTGCTCGATCTTGCTGTTAGCCTGGGAGAGAAGCTGTGTGAATGAGTGGGAGGGAGAGATGGCTTGTGCACAAAGAAAGGATTTACCAACAGCGTTGATTCTTTTTAACGTAACAGGAGATGGGGAAGAGCAAGGATTTTGTACCGTAGAATACTTGGGGAGAAAGGGATGGCTGCCAAAACCCTCCTCACTGGGGTACAGTGGGCAAAGGAACCGAATCACCGGGTCCCCTTTCTCCCCTTGCGAGGCTTGACCGATTAGCCGGGAGCTGGGGCAGAtgtgccgctgctgctgcttgcatCAAGGCTGGGAATGCTTTTATAGAAAAGCTCAAGACCATTTCTTGCTGGAGCTGAACCGTTTTCCTCTCATCTGTTTCTTTGTCTCAGCCTCTAACTTGCTTCCTACATGCAACAGTGATGTCTTAGGATACAATTACAGCTTAATTAAAGCTGTTTGAAGAATCACAAGTAgttgaaaaattacattaaatgaaTTACTGATGTTCATTACTTGATGAGTTTTAATTCCTAGACAAAATCCTCTAGTGACGACGCAGTTTTATGAGCAGCCCCATGGTTCTATGGCTGTGCTCACAGCACAGCAGATGTGCTGTTAGGTTACGCAGAGCAGTCGTGCTGGCGTAGGTGTGCAGCACTTGTAACACTTAAAAGGATCATGTACTCTTTAAGCGGCTGAAGGTACCTGTCGATGCTTAACAAGATAACTACATAGATGCTTCTCTGATGCTCCTGTTTAGGACTTGGTGCTTAAACACAACCTTGGAAGCTTCAGGAATGAGTGGAAACACTTGCAGAAATGTGCATGTTTCAACAAATGTGAAATAGAGCTGTTAACGTGTCTGTGATGCCCTCTGCGAGGGGAGTGGCTGAGTGgtgtgctgctgggctgtgcgCGCAGTGGGGGGTGAAAGACAGGTAGCGTGAGGAGCTGCTTGGACTGTGAGTACCCGTTCACTTGTAAGTACTACCGGTGTGGGACTGCACAACTTAATTTGCCCAtgattatttatttccttggcCCTTCGAGTGGCTATAAAGGGCTGAGACAGTGAAGTTGACTGCTGGTGCTCCGtggtctgctgctgctggttgtGCCTCGCTGTAGGACACTGTACCCTTTGGCAGATGTTCCTTTCCTCACCCTGGTGTGGGTTATCTGTCTCTTCACTCATCCTGGAAGAGCTTCTCCTTGTGACCGGCGCAGCACGAGGCTGCGTCAGTGCTGTCTCTCCTTGCCACTGTCAGTgtcgcctcctcctcctcctctggctgcctcagtttcccccgtCCCTTGTCTGAGGCAGCTGACGGTCACTGGGGTAACTCTGAAGTCTCAGGTTTGCCCATGGGGCAGGAAGAGTTTGGGGAGGGCTTCAGCCCCCGTACTCTGGTCTTCCTCCACACACTTTTCAGAAGGAACAGTTCTGTCTGGATGAAGTCAAAGGCATGTTTCTCGCTACAAAATCCTCTTTTAAACAGTGGTGCATTTATGCAACTGTAAATTAAGAATTTGCATCAGACAGCTCTGACGTAGCATTGAGGGTTACCTGTGAGCAGTTTAGTGGCATCTGACACAAGAACAAGCCCCTCCCAAACACATATGGACATACTTTGGggggatttttcttcttttaggaaTGTTTGAAACACCCATAATGTTTTCTGCCCAAGGGAGGActtcagctattaaaaaaaaaaaaaagttaagctCTGAAATTATTATTGCAGGTTCTAAACAAAACCTTAGTGAGTAATTCATGATACCTGAGGAAGAAGAGCTGAGTTTTGGCTTCCTGTAAAATAGGCTCACTAACACTTCTAACATGAACTGTTTGTCTGAACTTGTTGAACGAGGCAGATGCTTTGATAATAGAATGCTACAGAAAAACTCCGGTGCAGTAGCTAAGTGGAGGGAAGTGTATACCAGGCCTCCTTTAGAATACCTGTAATTACCCATGTTTAAACATGAAAGCATATATCCATTGTATAgcaaaattaatggaaaaaaatagtttcaggACTTCAACTCAAATACCACTTGTAGATTTATATTGAGGGGAGGTAGGCTGTAAATAATTAATGAAATTCTACTTTACTTTCTTGTTATTAACACAGTTGAACAAAAATTCTAAAGGGCTTTGATGCTGAGATTTTCAGGATACGACTTGATCCACAAAATGAGCTCCGGGTTTTCTAAGCCAACAAGGAAAGGGCTGAATTTTTAGCTactttttgttggtttgtgttGTTGTTCTTGCACCGCCTCCACTTGTGACAAAAGCTGATGATAAAGGCTGCggaaaaatacttaaaagccTCTAACCAGAGCTGTAAACCATCAGTTTTGGCACTTCTCTCTACTAATTCACTGTGCTTCTGTCTTCCATGTAGAACCCGAACTTCACTGAAGGAGGAAGACCCTGCCGTTCTTATAGCAGAAgttctgagaagaaaattcGCCCTGAAGGATGAAGATCTGGCCCTGAAGGAGAAATGATGTTACTGTCGTTAAACTCTGTAAGCAAAAGTGTTATGCTCCCAAAATTTTCTCCACAGTAGCTGCCTTCCTAAGGATTGAGCCTTTTGCCTCTTTTATTAATTAGAATTGGTTTCTGCACTGGACACTTAGGAAAGACCCCACGGATTTGATGTGTTTTTCCATGTATTgttgtatttaagaaaaaactttttaagaAGATGGAGATTCTTTTCCACCTGTATTTTGATGTTGATTATTGACAAGGATCTTCTAAGGAGTGCAACGAGTGCTGCTGGATGATGTTCTTTCTACCTACAGTTTTACTTAGGTTCAAAATAAGCATTAACTCCTAACAGCCTTCTTACAATATACCTAATTACCATTTCCAGTATAAACAGATGTCAGACATCCTGGTCCTTCTCTGTTCCGAGTATGGTGCAGAGCTACTGAGAATAAGCTAATTAATGCTTCCGCATCTTCAGTGTTTAGGAGGTTGTTGAATCGCCATGGTAAAAGGCAGGATGAGACTGCAGCCAAGGATCAAACCACTCAGGCACGGCtaagggctgctgctggttttagTATGCCCTGGGTGTTTCTTAACTCACCCATTATCCCCACAGTTGCATGATAGAATGGCCTTTATTTCTTGCCCGTAACTTAATGTTTCATTAATAGTCCTTGTATTcagataatgtattttatttagcatTCAAAAGGTCTATTTATTGAACCACCAATGCTAAGAACCGAGCACCTGCCACCAgagctgtcatctgagaaaagggaagaaggaactTGGCATTGTCTGTGGCGACAGTTCTCACTAACTGAAGGTTTCCTTCAGCTAcacattttctgcagtgttcCTGATGGCTGTATTTAAAGtatgattttttcctttatataaaATGGAGCCTTAATAAGACAATGGTTGTCCTTGATTCTATTAACGCGCAGATGTCCAAACATGGCGGCAGTGGCCCTAGTATCTtgtgggggggctgcagccgaAGCGGTGGCTGGTGATGCTGCAGATGAATGTACTCAGATGCCAAGgattttcttaattaaattttcttaattttcaggGGCCCTCAGCCCTTGAAAAATTAAACCATCATCCCCACCTTAAAAGCGAGAGAAGAGGCTTGCATTGCCTCTGGCCACCCAGTGAGCGAGAGCAGAAATAGCATTTATGACTTAATCAGTTTTACAGGGAATTGCTGCAGCTCTTCACCTCCCAGATGCAGCCCAGAGCCACTGGATGACGCTGGATCATTCTCCCTGTCCCAATAAGGCTCCTCTGCATACAGATTTGGTGGGAATACACCTGCCTGCGGAAAAGACGGAGCTGTAACCCGGCGTCCCTGTTCCTGGGAACATGCTCCACATGCAGGCTGGATTTAAGAGGCTATCAGAGCAATTAACTTTTGGACTATGACATAACTCCAGCTTGGTCAATCGTACCAACATTCTGGCCCAACAGGAAAGTAAAGCTAGCTTAAATGGCAACACAGTGCTAAAGGCATACttaacattagaaaaaaagtaaagaacagGGCAGTTGCTGCTGACAAAGCAGGCTGCTGTTCTGGAGCGTGATCATGGTCACAGATGAACGCTGCTGCTCGTGACCCCTAGGGTTTTTGAGCAGCTGGTCCCTGCACTTCAAAACAGATACAATCTAAAGCACGCCTATCCAAAACGCTGTGTATCCAAAAGCAGGGGATGATGTTGAACAAGCTGTAGCAGCAGCATACAGGAAGCACCACTGCTGTTAGtgagaggaggcagctgccaCATGCAGCTAAACCAACACCAACCAGTTCTTGCCCCAGCCCGGAGTGCTCACTGCTCCGCATTTCACCTCACCAGGGCCAGACCGGCAATATCAATCTGTGACTGTAAGCCGTCGCAGGCACATCCAGCTCTGTCTAGGTGAAAAAGCTATGAGTCCGGCACTAGGATTGCTCTTCAGACTTACCCAGAACAGATGCACAGCCTTCCTCACTTCAAACCTCTGGTACGTCAGTCTGGCAACAGCAGTTAAGCAGTGTGATCCCACCTGCAGCTAGCAGAGGCGCATCTTTCACAGTTAGAGACACAAGCTGAAATGCATGAACCCCCGTTACTgccacacacacccccccagcTGTCACATACAGGGGCTGGTACAACCGCAGTCCTGAGATAAGCCGAATGCGGCTGAGCCTGGTACTTCCGCGAGGCAGCTAACGTGAAGTAGACGGTGTGGTCCCTGAGCTGAGCCTAGAAAAGCTTTACACGTGGACTGCCAGGATCCTAAGAAATACAAACACGTTAGCAGCGGGCTTTCAGGCTGGATGGCAGCACGCTGCATAAACACCAGGCAGTGCTAAAGCCAGGCCTTAGCCACACAAGCTGTAATAGTGATTGAAACAGTCAAACCATTATAAACAcactcttttaaaattttatttttattaaagcaaaatttcagAGAACCAAGAGGCCCTGCCTGTTGCACGGGTCTATGCATACGCTGGTTAGACCATACAAACGGAAACAACGGGTACACTTACCAAATTCTGACCACTTTCTTACCGAAAAATGCTTTCCTGAGGCTTCACAAGGTCACTAGTCGACCCATTCAAGGTCACTTCTCCATGTTTAATCACTCTGTTCCCTTCCGAATCCTGCGTGAACAGTAACTCATAGCACATATCTAACTGCCGCTCCCCTGGTTTGCTCAAGCTCCCGTTCGTGGCATCGCTGGAACAGCCCTTGTATGGAGAGTCGGGCAGCTGCCGGTGAGAGCTGCTGTTGTCCTCGCGAGGAGATGGGAGGTTCTGGCAGCGGTGAGCGATTACTCTGTTCCCCTCTGAATCCTGGGTGAACAGCTGCCGGCAGGGACTGCTCCGTCCCTCCTCGGCTGAATCAGCACCAGCGTTCTGGCTGCGCTCTCTCAGAGGCTGCGCGCCAGTCGGTCGTTGCGGAGATGAATAAAAGCCAGCAGCCCAGGTACTGTCTCTCGTTACAGCAGGATTTATATTCTCAGTCTCAGAGAAATCAATTAAAGAATTAACACTACTCGATTGCTGTGGTTTCTTATTCTGGTTTGCACCAAGTCTTGGTTGGAAATGGAGTCGGGTCTTCGCCTCCTCTGGGAGCGGCTGGCCCGCCTGTTCGTTTATCCTGCAGGCTGGAGTTACGCTGCCGCTTGCTGAAACTGTTTCTCCAGCAAATACATCGGACTCATTTCTGTGAGCGATGATCCGGTTGCCCTCTGAATCCTGGGtgaagctgaagcagcagcaatcCTCTCCCGCCCCGCAGGAGGCTTCACATTTGCTGCGGGGCTGCGTTTCTAACAACCAGGAGTCTGGGAAAGGAGCCAGCGAGGACGGTGCTTTCTGTGCACGACACAGGGGTGTAATCTGCACCGTCCTCGCCTCAGCTCTGAAGGATTGTTTCTGAGCTTCCTCCATCTGCGGCAAAGCCAAGATCTTCACGGGGCAGGCAGCCAACGGaatagctttttctttgcagtctCTACTCGGGATGAAGGGAGATGGCCTGgagttttctttgtctttttcatctgaaaacaaTGCGGAATTGGTTAAAGCCAGAGCTGGGACACACGTTTCTCAGGGTTAGTCACTCCCCACAGCACCATTCCTTGGTGCTTGACTCAGAACCGCCGCTTTACTGCTCCTTCAAGTAACGACATACGGACTGTTCCACACCAGACTAGCACTGCCACCGCCTCgtaaaaaatctgtatttgtgCTGCCGAGGCTGCGATGGAACGGCAGCCTAAAACGCCGGAGCAGTTCAAGAAAGTAAGCTTCCCTCAGGTGAGATGCAAGAGCtgcatctccagctgctccagtcTTTGgcttctctgccttcctcctcttgGCTCTCCAAGCCGTTCACCTAAGACATTCcctttaaaagcagcagctcaagcattaacaaaaaaaaaaaaaaaacaaaccacaaaaccccacAGTGAAACTTCTACAGCTTGCCTTCATCACCTGATGAAGGCATCAAGTCCCACGTTTGCTTCTGAAACCACTTAATATAAAATCTAATATAACTTCTCAATATAAGTGAGCTCAGCCTCAGTTCAGGataagctaaaagaaaaaaaaaaaaaaaaaaaaagaaatactccAGCATTCTAAATCCTACAGACCTCTGATGAGCAGCATTCAAGGaatgcaaacacacacagtGAGTAAGTGAATGCAATCAGTCGAGggaatcaaacaaaaaaaaaaaaaggagaaagcacaCAACACACTCAAAAGGAGCAGGAATAACGAATCCAAAGCAAAAACCATCAATAGCCCTGTCACAACAAAAAATTCTGTCAAATAATTAAACTGTACAATTTATGTAATGCTTCCTCTCATCTGCTTATTGCTGAACTAGTTTAATGTTGATGAACTAGTCAACACAAAATATACAAACAACTACACAATCCTACACTGCTGGTTCCTGCAtccatttcatttctctctccGTATTTGTTAATTTCAGACCCACAGACAAATCTGTTTCTTGTATTCCAGAGCACAAAAGCCACCTCAAAAGCACAGAAGTTGTGAGCTGGCTTAATTAGCTTAAAATATTCCAGTACACTTGCGATGCCTTCATTGGTTCAGTGAGGATTAAACGTTGCATTCTTTAGGAAAGGCTTTGTCCAACCCTTCATAAAAAGCTTTCCTCGCTCACCTCCCACCGATTCCCCTTACAGGGAGGTGGTTTGAACCATGTAACGTTCATTTGCACTTCCAGCCATAATATTCTTCCAAGGGCATTTAAGCGACAATTTTGGGCCACTACCATTCAGAACCAACCTGGGATGTAACACCCCGGAGGCTGCCCCGTCCccgggcagggagagctgcttGCAGGACACCGCCAGGCCTGGTGCTCCTGCCCGGACTGCACCCTGCCCCAGCCGAAGTGGCGTTCCCGATGGGATTGTCCTTCATGCGATACCATTGGGCAACCCAGGGCTGGACGTTTTCCCACCTGGACGGTTTGTCTCAGCGCTTGGGCTGAGCCAGGCTTCCCAGCGTTCCACTGAAAAGTCTGGGTTTGTAGGGAATAAAGCCTGGTGCGTTATTTAGAGTGAAGACTGGCTGTGACTGCTCTTACTTAGGCTTTAATCTAACACTGTAAAAAGGACCTGCGTTTAGATTAACCAtcacaataaaattatttctgggaATTCAAACCTTTAACCTCTTCactagaaaatgtatttttctgtctaGTAAAGCTGCCAAGAAATAAAGTGAGATGGGTTTCCTATCATGGCCTGAAACTACGTTCCTACAGGGGCGCACGCTGGCCCACATTACCTGTCTGAGTGCCGAAGAAGGCGGAGATGGTGGTTTGCTTGGTGCGTGGCTGAGAGGCTCCTGTCTGCATGAGAGCGATCAAGGCGTGCTTCCTTTCCAGAAGTCGATTAGATGATACTTTTGGCTTGCCTATGAGAGACTGAGtagggaaagaaacaaatggGAAGTGAATATACATCATTAATACCAAACCCACCCTTCTTCCAGCGCTGTGGCATAGTTCCCACCTTTGTTAAATGCTTCAACTTTTCCTGTGATGCCGTCGCAGAacagctgaggttggaaggggcccATGGAGGTCACCTTGTCCgacccctgctcaagcagggccacccagagcAGGGTGCTCAGCACCGAGGCTGCGGGCTGTCCCTGCCACGCTGTGCTGTCCGAGCTTTGCTaaccccatcccatccctctgGCACCTCTTGAAATACTTCCGCATCACACCTGACTTACAGCCTTGCTCTGCCAGCCTCTCCTAACTCGCGATACCAGGgcatcttcacagaatcacagagtgacaggggctggaaggggcctctggagatcatctagtccaacccccgccagagcagggtcacccagagcaggttgcacaggaacaCGTCCAGGGgagttttgaatgtctccagaggagactccacagcctctctgggcagcctgttccagtgctctgccaccctcaaagtgaaGAAGCTCCTCCTCACGTTTAGGTGGAAattcctatgaccaagtttgtgcccgttacctcttgtcctgtcaccgggcaccactgaaaaaagcctggtCCCACCCCCGGGGCACCCGCCCCTTCAGTAGTTAGAAGCATTGagaagatcccccctcagtcttctctcctccagactaaaaagacccgAGTCCCTCAGCCTTCCCTCGTAACAAAGATGTTCCCGTCCCCTAATCACCTTCGCAGCCCTTTGCTGCACGATCTTCCCTCACAACCGCACCACCTCCCACCCCCAGGCCCTCCCTGGGGACGGGGATCCGGGAAcgcgctgcccgccccccccgccccccccccgccgcgccgaGCCCCACCTGCGCCGCGCTCTGCTTCAGCTCGGCCGTGTCCAGCCAGACACCGCACGCCCCGGCCCGCTGGGCCGCACCGCCTCTGCGGCTGCGCTTCATCCCCGGCGCCGGGCGACCTCCGTCCGGCCTCCCGCAGCGCCCAGCGGGGACCCTCCGCGGGCCCCGAGAAAGAGCGGGGACCGCCGCTGCCGCAGCGGCgcccggggggagccgggccgggccgggccgctaCCTCAGAGGCCGGACCCCGCTCCGCGCCCTCTtcccgccgcgctcccgcccGCCTCTCGCtcgcgccgcccccgcctcaCGGCCGCCAACCGTCACCGCGCGCGCTCGTGGTAGCGAGCGACCAATGCGAGCGGCGGAGCGGGATGAGCGGCAGGCGGAGCCCCGCCCACCTCGGGCCGTGCCCTATATAAGGCGGCGGTCCGCTGAGGGGAGAGGCTGGGCCGCGCACAGCCGCCGGGAGGCCGTGCACAGGCAGCATGGCGCAGGCCCCGAGGGCGGGAGCGGCGGGACCGGCTGCCTTGACCACCGTACCCTCGTGGGGGCCGGTACCGGAGGCTCCTCGACTGGCAGAGATGccactggggaggggggagcgggggctgccgtgcagggcagaggggagcagcaCAAGGCGCCTGggctttccccctccctccggCGCTCTCCGGgccgcagccccgctgctcGCTGAGCACAGCCCGAGCCTGAcctcccccggcccctctcACCTCGTCCTCaccagctgcaggaggtggggggCAGCCGCAGGCCCAGCGGttccctgcctggctcagcccggggttgtgTGCTTCAAACCCCTGCAGCCCACACACCAGGGCCTCGGCCAGGCCAGAGGGTGCCGGGAGCCCTGTCACTGCCCGGGGCTCAGCCTCCATCACATCAGCCCCGGGGATGCTCTCTGTCTCTCCGCTTACCCCTCTCAGGGAGAGGGTCCCCGTCCTCCTCACACTTTTACCCCTCTCAGGGAGGGGGTCCCCGTCCTCCTCACGCTTTTACCCCTCTCAGGGAGGGGGTCCCCGTCCTCCTCACGCTTTTACCCCTCTCAGGGAGAGGGTCCATGCCCTCCTCACACCCCCCCACACTCTCACGGGGTAAGGAGCAGGGCCCCCTCACCCTGGGGATAGCTCTGTACAACTCCCTAAGCCCTATAAAAGGGGCCTGAAAGGATATTACATCATTTTGCTATCCTTGCTTATGTTTTCTACAAGCTCCCCTTGGTCTGTTTCCAGGGGTTAGATTCCACCACCACTAACAGGGTCCAGATCCATCTCCTTACCTTTTGCTGTGAGACCGGGTAGCTTCCAAGAACCTTTCCCAGCCCACCGCTGTTAGGGTACAGGGCTGCAGTGCTAACAACATTTTGTTCCAACTGTTTATTCAGACATGTGAATTAAACCAAGCGTACCATTGTAAGAACAAGCTGGAActaattctgaattaaaaaagaaaagcatcaaaaGCAGCTCTTACTTTCCCTCCCTATAGAGAGGGCTACCGAGTAACAGTTCGCAGTGTTTCATTCCTCTTCTCCTCGAAGTTTGTGGCTGGATTCGTCGCCACAGCTCAACCGTTCGGGTGAGCTCACCTGCTTCTCCTTCAGGGCTCTCAGTCTTCTTTGAAGCTCAGCTTGTTTTTCACCTTCCGGGCCATGTAAGCAGCTGTGAGGACAGAGCAGCTCACAGTGAAGAGGCACAGGGCAGAGAAGTTGTGCGCCAAATCACCCTGAAGAGCAGAATAGATCTGTCGCCTGGACTCATAGTCCAACACCACCGCCTCGATCTGCGCCAGCGTGCAGAGTACGAGGCACACGTGAAAAATCTGATGGCTCTGCCCAAAGAAGTGACATTTCCCGGGGAACCACTTCTCAGGGTAAGGgtgtgagaaaaaaaaggcaccaaTGAGGAAAAACAGCACCTGGCATTTGTGATACAGAAGGGCCGGGTCAGCTCGCTCGGAGGGCAGTGCGGTGTAGATGCGATGGACCACGGGGCTGATGTCCAGCATGTATGCCAGGCCGGagggcagctcctggcagagccgGCTCAGAAGGTGAGCGGACTGGTGGTACCGGTACTTGGCATAGCAGGAACCGGCGCAGGACAGCCACGCTAACAGGACAGCCACCGGCATGTAAAACCCCTTGATCTTCTCGTGCCAGCTGGGCTCGATGGCGTAGTAGTAGTGCCCCAGAGCACTGCCGTACTGGTAAATGGCCACCCCCACGTAGTCCATGAAGAAGAAGCTGTAGTGCCAGAACTCGGATTTGGCCTGCAGAAGGTGAGCGAGGGTGCTGAACGTCAGGTAGGTGATGGACGCCACGATGATGATGAGGAGGGGTTGGGCGTGCAGGTCCTGTCCAAAATCCACCCGCTGCGAGAGCTGCTGGAACCGCAGCAGCAGGATCAGCGTGGCCACCAGATGGGTCCAGACGTTGATGGCTTCGTTGTGCTGCTGGAAGAGCGTCGAGAAGTAATAGCGCCAGGTCTGCTGCACCGGCCGGTAGCCGGTGTGGATGTAGGGCTTCCAGAAGACCTTCGGCACCTCCGAACTGCTGACggtggagggagagaggggggcCAGCAGCTGAGGGACCTGCCGCACGTTAATGAAGAGGCGGCTAAGCTTTTCGGTGACCACCGTTGCCATGATGCAGCCGAACTCCAGTTCCCCACTGCACAAAACAACCTTTGGGACGGAAAGAACGTTTTGCTGCGGGTTTTAATAGTGACTTTACCAAAAAATCAACAAGCAGGGGCTGTTTGaatgctttggcttttttccaaAGATACATAAAATCAGGCGTGACTGGAGAGTGGCCTCattacagctgaaataaaagaatCACCAAAAATAGTAATATGAAGGAGGTTGAAGGGAGATTTAAGAACCCCTGCCGGGAGTGCCCCATGCTGCCCAGGCAACCTGTCTGGAGGAATACAGAGGCAGAGGACACGAGTATGGGGTTAATTGACACAATAATTAACACACCAGGATCTATCAGCACCTAGGCTCACCCCTTCCCAGCAGTTTGGGAACTCCTAAACAAACTAAACATCCTAAACAAACTTCCCAACTCCAGGAGCAGcccacattttttccccttgtaaaCTGTTTGCAATATCTGTCTTTACAAGTAACAAGGAGCCCCATTCCCACACGCAGCGAGACGACCCGCTCTGCCTCACAAGGGGTGCATTTGAAAACGTAAATAACTGTAACGCCACTAACAGAAGATGCAACTTC
This Gavia stellata isolate bGavSte3 chromosome 29, bGavSte3.hap2, whole genome shotgun sequence DNA region includes the following protein-coding sequences:
- the AUNIP gene encoding aurora kinase A- and ninein-interacting protein, with the translated sequence MQTGASQPRTKQTTISAFFGTQTDEKDKENSRPSPFIPSRDCKEKAIPLAACPVKILALPQMEEAQKQSFRAEARTVQITPLCRAQKAPSSLAPFPDSWLLETQPRSKCEASCGAGEDCCCFSFTQDSEGNRIIAHRNESDVFAGETVSASGSVTPACRINEQAGQPLPEEAKTRLHFQPRLGANQNKKPQQSSSVNSLIDFSETENINPAVTRDSTWAAGFYSSPQRPTGAQPLRERSQNAGADSAEEGRSSPCRQLFTQDSEGNRVIAHRCQNLPSPREDNSSSHRQLPDSPYKGCSSDATNGSLSKPGERQLDMCYELLFTQDSEGNRVIKHGEVTLNGSTSDLVKPQESIFR
- the PAQR7 gene encoding membrane progestin receptor alpha, producing MATVVTEKLSRLFINVRQVPQLLAPLSPSTVSSSEVPKVFWKPYIHTGYRPVQQTWRYYFSTLFQQHNEAINVWTHLVATLILLLRFQQLSQRVDFGQDLHAQPLLIIIVASITYLTFSTLAHLLQAKSEFWHYSFFFMDYVGVAIYQYGSALGHYYYAIEPSWHEKIKGFYMPVAVLLAWLSCAGSCYAKYRYHQSAHLLSRLCQELPSGLAYMLDISPVVHRIYTALPSERADPALLYHKCQVLFFLIGAFFFSHPYPEKWFPGKCHFFGQSHQIFHVCLVLCTLAQIEAVVLDYESRRQIYSALQGDLAHNFSALCLFTVSCSVLTAAYMARKVKNKLSFKED